A genomic stretch from Streptococcus oralis includes:
- a CDS encoding ABC transporter ATP-binding protein — protein MEHMVKIEGVCKKHGSKQILEDISFTARSGRITAFLGPNGAGKSSTLRILLGLDRATAGTATFDGQTYQSMTYPLRTVGAAFDGIGGLPNRKVYDHLRIIAASNAIPKSRIDEVLEMTGIAHKRKDLLSSLSLGEGQRLGLAAALLGDPQFLILDEPINGLDPSGIKWFRNFIRQQADLGKTVLLSSHILSEVQMVTDDVVLIHHGRIIEQGQLEEVLQDSDSLEDLFFDLTEEV, from the coding sequence ATGGAACATATGGTGAAAATAGAAGGAGTCTGCAAAAAGCATGGTAGCAAGCAGATTTTAGAAGATATTTCTTTTACAGCTAGAAGCGGTCGGATTACAGCTTTTCTAGGCCCAAATGGTGCAGGGAAAAGTTCGACCTTGAGGATTCTCTTGGGATTAGATCGGGCGACAGCAGGGACTGCAACTTTTGATGGGCAAACCTATCAATCAATGACCTATCCGCTCAGAACGGTAGGTGCAGCCTTTGATGGCATTGGCGGTTTGCCAAATCGAAAGGTCTATGACCACTTGAGGATTATTGCGGCGAGTAATGCTATTCCCAAGTCTCGGATCGATGAGGTTTTGGAGATGACTGGAATTGCTCATAAAAGGAAGGACCTCTTATCAAGCCTGTCTCTGGGGGAAGGTCAACGCTTGGGTTTGGCAGCAGCTTTGCTGGGTGATCCTCAGTTTCTCATATTGGATGAGCCGATCAATGGACTGGATCCAAGTGGGATTAAGTGGTTTAGAAATTTCATCCGTCAGCAGGCTGACTTAGGGAAAACGGTACTTCTATCTTCTCATATCCTATCAGAGGTGCAAATGGTGACAGATGATGTCGTCTTGATTCATCATGGGCGAATTATTGAGCAGGGACAATTGGAAGAGGTACTGCAAGATTCAGACAGTCTAGAAGATCTCTTCTTTGATTTGACAGAGGAGGTTTAA
- a CDS encoding S-ribosylhomocysteine lyase, whose protein sequence is MSKEVIVESFELDHTIVKAPYVRLIGEETGPKGDIISNFDIRLVQPNEDSIPTAGLHTIEHLLAKLIRTRIDGMIDCSPFGCRTGFHMIMWGRHTSAEIAAVIKDSLKEIAETTTWEDVPGTTIESCGNYKDHSLFSAKEWAKLILEQGISDDAFERHVI, encoded by the coding sequence ATGTCAAAAGAAGTTATTGTTGAAAGTTTTGAACTTGACCACACCATTGTTAAAGCACCCTATGTCCGCTTGATTGGGGAAGAAACAGGCCCAAAGGGAGACATCATCTCCAACTTTGATATTCGCTTGGTACAGCCAAATGAGGACTCTATCCCTACTGCTGGCCTTCACACTATCGAACACCTCTTGGCAAAACTCATCCGTACCCGCATTGACGGGATGATTGACTGTTCGCCATTTGGCTGCCGTACAGGTTTTCACATGATTATGTGGGGACGCCATACTAGCGCCGAGATTGCTGCTGTTATTAAGGATTCGCTCAAGGAAATCGCTGAAACCACTACTTGGGAAGATGTCCCTGGAACAACCATCGAATCTTGCGGAAATTACAAAGACCACAGCCTCTTTTCTGCTAAAGAATGGGCAAAACTCATCTTGGAACAAGGGATATCAGATGATGCCTTTGAGCGTCATGTCATCTAA